The Sinomicrobium kalidii genome contains a region encoding:
- a CDS encoding SRPBCC domain-containing protein, with translation MEKFQITINAPREKVWDALWDETSYPVWTAPFSESSQVKTEQWDEGSKVLFIDGDSGEGMVSKVARNIPGEFMSFRHIGIIKNGVEDTESQQAREWGGEENYTLKTINGKTELTVDMDIDEKHKSMFEDLWPKALQKVKDLAEGKQAYT, from the coding sequence ATGGAAAAATTTCAGATCACCATAAACGCACCCCGGGAAAAAGTGTGGGATGCCCTCTGGGATGAAACCAGCTACCCGGTGTGGACCGCTCCCTTCAGCGAAAGTTCGCAGGTAAAAACCGAGCAGTGGGACGAAGGCAGCAAAGTATTGTTTATAGACGGGGATTCCGGCGAAGGTATGGTTTCCAAAGTGGCCAGGAACATCCCGGGCGAATTTATGTCCTTCAGGCACATCGGCATTATTAAAAACGGTGTGGAAGATACGGAAAGCCAACAGGCCAGGGAATGGGGCGGAGAAGAAAACTATACCCTGAAAACCATTAACGGAAAAACCGAGCTGACCGTGGATATGGATATTGATGAAAAACACAAGAGCATGTTTGAAGACCTCTGGCCGAAAGCACTTCAAAAGGTAAAAGACCTGGCCGAAGGAAAACAGGCATACACTTAA